A window of Dermacentor andersoni chromosome 4, qqDerAnde1_hic_scaffold, whole genome shotgun sequence genomic DNA:
GCAATTACGCGAGACCTTGAGTGCTCACAGTGAGATCGCTCAACTTCAATGCATTCCAGGTAAAACCATGCGCTTCACGTTGACAATGCTGGCAATATTTGCGGGCTTCAGTGAGACCTGCACAAGGCGTTCCTACCTCGCGCGGGCTCTGCGTCCTGTTCCACGTGCACCACTGAATCCTCTGCAGAGGGCCCGACTGAGCCTGAGGCGAGCGTACAGCGGTTACGGCTCGGGCCCCAACTACGTTCCTGGCACCACTTACGGCGTGGGTGTACACGGAGTCTACCCCACGGGTGGTGGCGGCGGCTATGGCTACGTCGATGGCTTGGGCTACAACCGCTTCAGCTATCCCGGTGGACCTAACAACAATGTGTTGCAGTTCGCGAACGTGGCTCCCTACGGTCCTGCTAACAAGTTCGACTTCACCCAGAGATCCATAGCAGGTTTCTTCAACACAGACGACCCGTGAGTTCGTACAGTCTTACAGGATTACAGGGTCCGGTTTTTGTGATTGGCATTCTTTTTCGCCACACCAGCTGTTACGGTAAAAAATAGATATAAACCATATATGACAATGCTATTACTAGATTGAGGTATTGGAGCGCTAGGTACATTGAAAGTACCTAAAAACATGCCATCGTGGCTTAGCGTATAAATGGTGTGCTGCTAAGtgcgaggtcgctggatcgaatccctgccgcggcggccgcgtttcgatggaggcgaagtgcaagaacgcccgtgtcccgtgcattgaccGAACGTTAAAGATCATCTTGGTGAAAATTATTTCgcagtcccccgctacggcgtgcctcataatcaaattgtagttttggcacgtaaaaccccagaattcaagtCTATTCAAATGACGCCTTACAAGAATATCA
This region includes:
- the LOC126537877 gene encoding uncharacterized protein — translated: MRFTLTMLAIFAGFSETCTRRSYLARALRPVPRAPLNPLQRARLSLRRAYSGYGSGPNYVPGTTYGVGVHGVYPTGGGGGYGYVDGLGYNRFSYPGGPNNNVLQFANVAPYGPANKFDFTQRSIAGFFNTDDPARPFGVNFNTLRVSG